In Atribacterota bacterium, a single genomic region encodes these proteins:
- a CDS encoding GNAT family N-acetyltransferase, whose amino-acid sequence MTSHSKQKQLPDIPGLNIHNNFQYGDLGKALLFHGQVYNQEYGFNHEFEAYVAGGLAEFANNYIQGKSSLWIAECKNDIIGSIAILERKNKQAQLRWFLVHPHYQGLNLGRYLLQEAIDFSRNAGYESIFLWTLDNLLAAKHIYEANGFRKEQKKKHFLWGRQLEELYYVLKLTK is encoded by the coding sequence ATGACTTCCCATTCTAAACAAAAACAATTACCTGACATTCCTGGTTTGAATATTCATAACAATTTTCAATATGGTGATTTAGGAAAAGCTCTATTGTTTCATGGCCAGGTATATAATCAGGAATATGGATTTAATCATGAATTCGAAGCATATGTGGCAGGAGGACTGGCTGAATTTGCCAATAATTACATACAAGGAAAAAGTTCATTATGGATTGCTGAATGTAAAAATGATATCATAGGTTCAATTGCTATCTTAGAAAGGAAGAACAAACAAGCCCAGTTACGCTGGTTTCTTGTTCATCCGCATTATCAGGGATTAAATTTAGGCAGGTACCTGCTTCAAGAAGCAATCGATTTTTCCAGGAATGCAGGATATGAGAGTATATTTTTATGGACATTAGATAACCTTCTTGCGGCAAAACATATTTATGAAGCAAATGGTTTTAGAAAGGAACAAAAAAAGAAGCATTTTCTTTGGGGTCGACAGTTGGAAGAATTATATTATGTCTTAAAATTAACAAAATAA
- the mnmG gene encoding tRNA uridine-5-carboxymethylaminomethyl(34) synthesis enzyme MnmG, producing the protein MKNFQYDVIVIGAGHAGCEAALAAARRGAKTLLITSNVDNIALLPCNPSIGGPGKGHVAREIDALGGELAKITDKSTLHIRMLNTSKGPAMWALRAQIDKNRYKKEMIRTIQNQDNLYLIQEMVTDLLIRYNNKIEGVRLQSGVQFFSPTVIITAGTFLDGKIYIGKISYSAGRAGEIASTDLAKQIRSLGFLTTRLNTCTPPRIDKRSINFSNLTQQKSADEPLAFSYESEKRIYSKHTVYSTRTNTKTQEIIKANITQVPLVNGTIQSTATRYCPSIEDKIVRFPHHESHQIFLEPESESTEEIYLQGFFTSLPPSVQHLALQTIQGLENCHIVRYGYAIEYDIILPHQLKYSLETKMIKGLFLAGQINGTSGYEEAAEQGLIAGINAVQLLDNNEPFILDRSQAYIAVEIDDLVTKSITEPYRLRTGLAEYRLLLRQDNADLRLTPYGYKYGLISEERYREFQKKKEAINTEINRLQQLKIYPNEETNKKIEMLNSSPLQKPMGMADLLTRPELTYSASGILDPDRPVLNPDIIEQVEIQIKYSGYIKRQEEEVRRFKKNEDYKIPADIDYQKLYGISHEGKQRFSEIRPVSLGQAKRIPGVTPSDITALLIHLEKIKRAKRKTD; encoded by the coding sequence ATGAAAAATTTTCAATATGATGTGATAGTAATTGGAGCAGGACATGCGGGATGTGAAGCTGCATTAGCCGCTGCACGCAGGGGTGCTAAAACATTATTGATTACCTCAAATGTAGACAACATAGCCCTCTTGCCCTGTAACCCTTCTATTGGGGGTCCGGGGAAGGGACATGTAGCCAGAGAGATAGATGCCCTGGGGGGAGAATTAGCCAAAATAACTGATAAATCCACTTTGCATATCAGGATGCTCAATACCAGTAAAGGGCCGGCAATGTGGGCCTTGCGTGCCCAAATTGATAAAAATAGATATAAGAAAGAAATGATTAGAACCATTCAAAATCAGGATAATTTATACCTGATTCAGGAAATGGTTACAGATTTATTAATAAGATACAACAACAAGATTGAAGGAGTTAGATTGCAAAGCGGGGTTCAATTCTTTTCTCCCACTGTTATTATCACAGCCGGAACTTTTCTAGACGGAAAAATCTATATTGGCAAAATCAGTTATAGTGCGGGCAGAGCGGGAGAAATTGCCTCTACTGACCTGGCAAAACAAATCAGGTCACTTGGATTTCTCACTACACGGTTGAATACCTGTACTCCTCCTCGTATTGATAAAAGAAGTATTAACTTTTCTAATCTAACGCAGCAAAAAAGTGCTGATGAGCCTCTTGCTTTTTCATATGAATCTGAAAAAAGAATTTATTCCAAACACACTGTATACAGCACGAGAACCAATACCAAAACTCAAGAGATAATTAAGGCAAATATTACTCAGGTCCCACTTGTTAATGGCACTATACAAAGCACAGCAACTCGTTATTGTCCTTCTATAGAAGATAAAATTGTTCGTTTTCCACACCATGAATCTCACCAAATATTTCTCGAACCGGAAAGTGAATCAACAGAAGAAATTTATCTGCAGGGATTTTTTACAAGCCTTCCTCCATCTGTACAACATCTGGCCTTGCAGACTATTCAGGGATTGGAAAATTGCCATATAGTCAGATATGGTTATGCTATTGAATATGATATTATCTTGCCACATCAATTGAAATACTCACTGGAAACAAAAATGATAAAAGGGCTGTTTCTGGCAGGCCAGATAAATGGAACATCCGGGTATGAAGAAGCTGCCGAACAGGGTTTAATTGCAGGAATTAATGCAGTTCAATTACTGGATAATAATGAGCCTTTTATTTTAGACCGTTCACAAGCCTATATTGCTGTTGAAATAGATGATTTGGTGACAAAAAGCATTACTGAACCATACAGATTAAGAACCGGGCTGGCTGAATATCGGTTGTTGCTTCGACAGGACAATGCTGACTTAAGATTAACCCCTTATGGATATAAATATGGCCTTATCTCTGAAGAGAGATATAGAGAATTCCAAAAAAAGAAAGAGGCAATTAATACTGAAATCAATCGTCTCCAGCAATTAAAAATATATCCTAATGAAGAAACAAATAAAAAAATAGAAATGTTAAACTCATCTCCCCTGCAAAAACCAATGGGTATGGCAGATTTATTAACAAGGCCGGAATTAACCTATTCTGCTTCTGGAATATTAGATCCGGACAGACCTGTGTTAAATCCAGATATTATTGAGCAAGTAGAAATTCAAATAAAGTATTCCGGGTATATTAAGCGGCAGGAAGAAGAAGTGAGAAGATTTAAGAAAAATGAAGATTATAAAATACCTGCTGATATTGATTACCAAAAATTATATGGTATTTCACATGAAGGGAAACAAAGATTCAGTGAAATAAGACCTGTTTCCCTTGGCCAGGCAAAAAGAATACCCGGGGTTACTCCTTCTGATATTACCGCCCTACTTATTCATCTGGAAAAAATAAAAAGAGCAAAAAGAAAAACTGATTAA